The Chitinivorax sp. PXF-14 genome contains the following window.
GTCGATACCCACCGCATCGCCGCTATGGGTTACTGCTTTGGCGGCCTGGCGGCGCTCGAGCTGGCGCGCAGCGGTGCGCCCATCGTCGGCACGGTGTCGTTTCACGGCGAACTGAGCAATCCCAAGCCCGACGATGCGCGCAATATCAAGGGCAAGGTGCTGGTGCTGCACGGCGCGCTCGATCCCTTCGTCAAGGCCGAGCAGGTTGCGGCCTTCCAGAGCGAGATGAATGCGGCCGGCGTCGATTACCAGTTCATCACCTACAGCGGCGCGGTGCACTCGTTCACCAAGCCCGCCGCCGGCAACGACATCAGCAAAGGCCAGGCCTACAACGCCACGGCCGACCGCCGCTCGTTCGAGGCGATGAAAACCTTCCTGCACGAGGTGATGCAGTAAGAACCGGCGCGCGAGCTTGTGGCACAGGACTGACCGGGGCCCGTGCGTTGCGCGATGCCCTGATGTCCGCCCGTGCTACGCGGCCCGCCATCCCGTTGCGCCTTGCTCGCGAGCGCGCGTGAACTGCGGGCCGCTTGCCGCAAGCGTGCCGGCCTAGAGCTGCGTGATCTGCGATAGCGGAAAGCGCATGCGGAAATCGGTAATGCGGAACGCGGCCAGCGGCTTGCCCTTGGCGATGTCGGGGAAGTGCCGTGCGTCGATGGTGGCCGACAACAGCCGCGCAAAGCGGGTGTGGCCGCGGGCGCTCGGCGTGTAGATGTATTCCCGGCCCTGCCAGTGCTGGCCGAGTGTGTGCAGCCCGGCCGGCGTGATCGCGGTGTGGATGGGCAGGCGCGGGCCGAAGGCCTTGAAGCGGAGGTCGGCGAACACCTGGCCGTCGAGCAGCGCGCGCACGCGGTCGATGTCGCCATCGGCGCCATACTGGACATCGAACTCGCACACGGCCTTGGGTATGCCCCAGTTGCACTGGCCGTTCACGACGCTGGCTTCGCTCGACACATAGATCTTGCTGATCGACAGGTAGCGCTTGCCGGAAAAATCGAAGCTGCCCGGGATGAACAGCAATTCGTGGTAAGGGCCGACATCCGAACTCGTGTAGTCGACGAACATCAGATACGCGATCTTGCCGCGCCGGCTGGGGCGCAGGCTGTCCGGCACGAAACATTCGCAATCCAGCACCTGCTGCGGCATGCGCAGCGCCACGACATAGCCGCTGCCGGTCAGGTTCCACGGTGCCGGGCAGGTGGGCACCTGGGGTGGGTTTTCCAGCTTGCTCATGAAAGCTCATCCTCCTGGGTAGATAAACGATGCGGCGGTGTGCCGCTCTTACCCCGTTTTTATCGGCCTGATCCACGGCGCCGGTGGTCCAATGCGGTGGAAATCAAGCACTTGCTTTGTGTGTGCAGATACTAACGCCCACCCACGATCCGCGCCAGCCTTTGCGTGTTAAATCGCTATCGGGCAGGGCTCGGTGATCGCAACAAGCAATTGAACAGCCAGCCGGGTTATGTGCTACGAAAGCAATAGGGAGGCCGATAGAAGGCCACCTCGACCAGCCGATGCGCGAGCGGAATCCCGCTGCATGGCATTGGGTCTCCGCTCTGGCTGCCCGATGGCTGCCGGGCGGCGAGCCCGGCTCGGTTGGCACGCGCCCGCGGGGCCCCGTCGAGGTGCCTTGACCATGAAGGAGACCACCATGCGCAGACGCCTTTACTTCCTGCTGCCCGATATCCAGAGCGCCCAGAAAACGATGAACGATCTCTTGCTCATGCGTATCGGCGAGCGGCACCTGCATTTCATGGCCCGCGACGGGACAGACCTGTCGATGCTGCACGAAGCCAATCTGTTGCAGACGACCGACCTGGTGCACAGCGCCGAGTTGGGTCTGCTGATCGGCGGCGGCATCGGTATCGCTGCCGGCCTGGCCGCAGCGTTTTTCCCGCCCGTCGGCGATGCGCCGCAATGGGGGCTGGCGCTGATGATGTTCGTGATCGGCTGCGGTTTCGGCTCCTGGGTGGCGAGCATGATCGGCAGCTCGGCGCCCAACAGCCGGTTGCGTCAGTTCAAGGCTGCGCTC
Protein-coding sequences here:
- a CDS encoding dienelactone hydrolase family protein, producing the protein MWKLIARLGLMACLGVTAAPALAAKAESVDYRQGDTLLEGYVAYPEQGGKHPAVLIVHDWTGVGDYVKGRARQLADLGYVAFAVDVYGKGVRPADGPEAGRVSAIYKNDRALLRARLKSGYDWLMQQPQVDTHRIAAMGYCFGGLAALELARSGAPIVGTVSFHGELSNPKPDDARNIKGKVLVLHGALDPFVKAEQVAAFQSEMNAAGVDYQFITYSGAVHSFTKPAAGNDISKGQAYNATADRRSFEAMKTFLHEVMQ
- a CDS encoding acetoacetate decarboxylase family protein, translating into MSKLENPPQVPTCPAPWNLTGSGYVVALRMPQQVLDCECFVPDSLRPSRRGKIAYLMFVDYTSSDVGPYHELLFIPGSFDFSGKRYLSISKIYVSSEASVVNGQCNWGIPKAVCEFDVQYGADGDIDRVRALLDGQVFADLRFKAFGPRLPIHTAITPAGLHTLGQHWQGREYIYTPSARGHTRFARLLSATIDARHFPDIAKGKPLAAFRITDFRMRFPLSQITQL
- a CDS encoding DUF1269 domain-containing protein, which encodes MRRRLYFLLPDIQSAQKTMNDLLLMRIGERHLHFMARDGTDLSMLHEANLLQTTDLVHSAELGLLIGGGIGIAAGLAAAFFPPVGDAPQWGLALMMFVIGCGFGSWVASMIGSSAPNSRLRQFKAALEAGYILLMVDVPRWRVDEIGAKVESEHTEVVPRGIEPSIPAFP